The genomic window ATAGTTTAATATTTGATTGGGTTATATCTTTTTGAATGAAAATTATAAGCAAAAGATTTATTCGTCTTATACTGGAAAAATCAAGATTTTAGAAATCATCTTATCACATAAAAAACTCAGTCAATTTGTTCTTACAACTCCACCAATCGACTCCATCGGCTGGGTAGCAAAGAAATAAAAAGTCCTGTCACTTTCTCCCATTTAACCTTTGACTATTCCGCAAAATTATCGTACAATAAAGGGTACATGATAAAATGAGGTCAGAGTCTGTTTGCTCTGGCGATAGTAGTATAAATGAGGAGAAACGCTTTGGAATTAGAAGTATTTGCTGGGCAAGAAAAAAGTGAACTATCTATGATTGAGGTAGCGCGTGCTATCTTGGAACTTCGTGGTCGCGATCATGAGATGCATTTTAGTGATCTTGTAAACGAAATTCAAAACTACCTTGGAACATCAAACAGCGATATCCGCGAAGCTTTGCCTTTGTTCTACACAGAGTTGAACTTTGACGGTAGCTTCATCTCTCTTGGAGACAACAAATGGGGGCTTCGTTCATGGTATGGTGTGGACGAAATCGACGAAGAAATCATCGCTCTTGAAGAAAGTGACGACGATGAAGTAGCACCAAAAGCTAAGAAAAAACGCGTCAATGCCTTTATGGATGGCGACTCAGATGCCATTGACTACAACGCAGATGATCCAGAAGACGAAGATGCATACGAAGCAGATCCAGCTCTTTCATATGATGATGAAAATCCAGATGATGAGAAAAATGAAGTGGAAGCTTACGATGCAGAAATCAACGAAATCGCTCCTGATGACTTGGGTGAAGACGTGGATCTTAACGAAGAAGACGATGAGTTTTCTGACGATGATACTGAAACGAGTGAAGAAGAGTAAAAGACTTCACAGAGGAGATCGCCTGATCTCTTTTTTTGTTGCTAGAGCAGGTCATCCGTTTGGATGTGGATCTTTAGTTGGTTTTCTGAAAACAATCTCCT from Streptococcus oralis includes these protein-coding regions:
- the rpoE gene encoding DNA-directed RNA polymerase subunit delta, whose translation is MELEVFAGQEKSELSMIEVARAILELRGRDHEMHFSDLVNEIQNYLGTSNSDIREALPLFYTELNFDGSFISLGDNKWGLRSWYGVDEIDEEIIALEESDDDEVAPKAKKKRVNAFMDGDSDAIDYNADDPEDEDAYEADPALSYDDENPDDEKNEVEAYDAEINEIAPDDLGEDVDLNEEDDEFSDDDTETSEEE